The following are encoded together in the Proteiniphilum saccharofermentans genome:
- a CDS encoding OmpA family protein: MSNYYRTISVSNAVLVVLLMVIFTAKVLSQDERMAAEGDRRARGIEAKADRGFARQDFDKAMQIYETAFKDNILSPDYSAKLHLKTARLYLTLLEYVSAIPHYDAAMALNDDLFDTSDVCNYLDALRFSGQKMKAIGVARKYAYRDAYHSDRRFQNILHAFDYEEGFLPIGAPEFNVEALEEINTANSEFWVGEVNGEYFYATSNSRFHDPHKKFYHRTRYFPLGSKASGGPETGKRGENSLLDRIPQAMQNGALSLSNDLASMIITGVRYEKGGSIAITDEGINTFQTKLYSSRYNTRRKGWSSFTELFPGGEKHSYSHPFLFNNDQSFLFASDMPGGYGGYDIYVIHWDEEKNDWGLPVNLGAHVNTAGDEITPSFFENSLIFASNGHTGFGGYDLYAIEYMDGKVTVGSLMHFSYPVNTVFNDFNMLRIDENSGYIISDRNPANKDDIYYFERNINFGTSTSSSAMSDSKLILSNLINLPTNNLPSAAPRVEVLPRHTISELALSLFFDFDSFELNNRALVQLNDWIAHVDTSRIDSLLMEGYADEFGEEKYNVELSEKRANTVAAYLNSAGINVDLKTVGKGMIPLLDDLKKEEGETFDNIPLSIALKKPVWLTKEARRVDIIATIK, translated from the coding sequence ATGTCTAACTATTATAGAACAATATCCGTCAGTAACGCTGTCTTAGTGGTCCTCCTTATGGTCATTTTCACCGCCAAGGTTCTGTCGCAGGACGAAAGAATGGCGGCAGAGGGAGACCGGAGAGCCCGTGGCATTGAAGCCAAAGCCGACCGCGGATTCGCCCGGCAGGATTTCGACAAAGCCATGCAGATCTATGAGACGGCATTCAAAGACAATATACTGAGCCCGGACTATTCGGCAAAATTGCACCTGAAAACGGCCCGCCTATACCTGACCCTGCTCGAGTATGTATCGGCAATACCTCACTACGATGCCGCCATGGCATTAAACGACGATCTGTTCGACACGTCCGATGTATGCAATTATCTGGATGCCTTGCGCTTTTCCGGACAAAAAATGAAAGCGATCGGAGTAGCCAGGAAATACGCTTATCGCGACGCGTATCATTCCGACCGGCGTTTCCAGAATATTTTACATGCGTTCGATTACGAAGAAGGATTCCTGCCTATCGGCGCACCCGAATTCAATGTGGAAGCGCTGGAAGAAATAAATACGGCCAACTCCGAATTCTGGGTCGGCGAAGTGAATGGCGAATATTTCTATGCGACCAGCAACAGCCGCTTCCATGATCCCCACAAAAAGTTTTACCATCGCACCCGGTATTTCCCGTTGGGCTCCAAAGCGTCAGGCGGTCCGGAAACAGGGAAAAGAGGTGAAAACTCACTGTTGGACAGGATCCCCCAGGCCATGCAAAACGGCGCGCTTTCTCTGTCGAACGACCTGGCGAGCATGATCATCACCGGCGTTCGTTACGAAAAAGGGGGAAGTATCGCTATCACCGATGAGGGAATTAACACCTTTCAGACAAAACTCTATTCCTCACGCTACAATACCAGGCGCAAGGGATGGTCATCGTTTACGGAACTCTTCCCCGGCGGCGAAAAACATTCTTATTCGCACCCGTTCCTGTTCAATAACGACCAATCGTTCCTGTTCGCCTCCGATATGCCGGGAGGATACGGAGGATACGACATTTACGTTATCCACTGGGATGAAGAAAAAAACGACTGGGGATTGCCGGTAAACCTGGGAGCCCACGTGAATACCGCAGGAGATGAAATTACACCCTCATTTTTTGAGAATTCACTCATTTTCGCCTCTAACGGCCACACCGGATTCGGAGGATATGACCTCTACGCCATAGAATATATGGACGGAAAGGTTACCGTAGGCAGTTTAATGCATTTCAGCTATCCGGTCAATACGGTTTTCAACGATTTCAACATGCTCAGGATCGATGAAAACAGCGGTTATATTATTTCAGATCGCAATCCTGCGAACAAAGATGACATCTATTATTTTGAGCGGAACATCAATTTCGGGACCTCAACCTCATCGTCCGCAATGTCGGATAGTAAGTTGATTTTAAGCAATCTGATCAATCTCCCGACCAACAACCTGCCTTCGGCCGCTCCCCGCGTGGAGGTATTGCCCAGGCATACCATTTCAGAGCTTGCGCTAAGCCTGTTCTTCGATTTTGACTCTTTTGAACTGAACAACAGGGCGCTGGTACAACTCAACGACTGGATTGCCCATGTGGACACCAGCCGTATAGACTCTCTTCTAATGGAAGGGTATGCCGATGAGTTCGGGGAAGAGAAATACAATGTGGAATTGTCGGAAAAAAGGGCAAACACAGTCGCCGCTTACCTGAATTCAGCCGGGATCAATGTCGACCTGAAGACTGTAGGAAAAGGCATGATACCCCTGTTGGACGATTTAAAGAAAGAAGAGGGGGAAACTTTCGATAATATCCCTCTGTCAATCGCATTGAAAAAACCGGTGTGGCTGACCAAAGAAGCAAGACGTGTAGATATAATAGCAACAATCAAATAA
- a CDS encoding DUF3575 domain-containing protein, whose amino-acid sequence MKHFLRYAILSGLFLLPVLAGQTIRAQAIKTNIPLTLTGNPNIGFEWSVGRQMTVNADVLWAPYMFKKNEEVFRALIGSVDFRYYINPRYYYTNDLWDGFYVGPYAMAGNFNIGLKRKDESKTNYRHKGWGVSSGITCGYKFYLSARFRLDVNIGAGYAHLQYDKYQLGGEYANFPLEIKKTRGYVGPTKAGVHIIYNIFK is encoded by the coding sequence ATGAAACATTTTTTACGATACGCTATATTATCGGGGCTTTTTCTTCTTCCGGTTTTAGCCGGTCAAACTATCCGTGCGCAAGCCATCAAAACCAACATCCCGCTCACCCTGACAGGTAATCCCAATATAGGCTTTGAGTGGTCGGTAGGACGGCAAATGACCGTCAATGCCGACGTCTTATGGGCTCCTTACATGTTCAAGAAAAACGAAGAAGTTTTCCGGGCATTGATAGGAAGCGTCGATTTCAGGTATTACATCAATCCCAGGTATTACTATACGAACGACCTGTGGGATGGATTTTATGTCGGTCCTTATGCTATGGCGGGCAATTTCAATATTGGGTTGAAAAGAAAGGATGAAAGCAAAACCAACTACCGCCATAAGGGATGGGGCGTATCGAGCGGGATTACCTGCGGATACAAGTTCTACCTGTCCGCCCGGTTCAGGCTCGATGTGAACATAGGAGCGGGTTACGCGCATCTTCAATATGATAAGTACCAATTGGGTGGTGAATACGCCAATTTTCCCCTTGAAATAAAAAAGACAAGAGGCTACGTCGGCCCTACCAAGGCCGGAGTACATATTATTTATAATATTTTTAAGTAA